One window from the genome of Desulfobaccales bacterium encodes:
- a CDS encoding ATP-binding protein has translation MTEQALREALAFMESIVETVREPLVVLDGELKVVAANPSFYRTFQVTPQETEGRFLYDLGNRQWDIPRLRELLEKIIPERSVFEDFEVEHDFPYIGVKTMLLNARLLPGRAGRPDMILLAIEDITERKRAQEALQRAYAELEERVRERTRELAQANEQLRKEIAEHRRTQDLLALKAQELARSNAELEQFAYLVSHDLQEPLHVAAGFLQLLARRYKNDLDPKAQEFIDNALNSITRMEQMIRDLLDYSRVTSRGKDFVPVALDPLVDRVLQDLSLIIQAKQAVITRDPLPTVLADPAQLTRVFQNLIGNALKFCGDKPPRIHLGARPVNGKWEIYVQDQGIGIDPKHFDRIFLMFERLHSRQEYPGTGIGLAICKKIIERHGGRIWVESQPGCGATFFFTLPAATVSAAESEEKRENSSATPASAPAGSTS, from the coding sequence GTGACGGAGCAGGCCCTGCGGGAGGCCCTGGCCTTCATGGAGAGCATCGTGGAGACGGTGCGGGAACCTTTGGTGGTCCTGGACGGCGAGCTCAAGGTGGTGGCGGCAAACCCCTCCTTTTACCGCACCTTCCAGGTGACCCCCCAGGAGACCGAAGGCCGCTTCCTGTATGACCTGGGGAACCGGCAGTGGGATATCCCCCGCCTGAGGGAGCTTCTGGAAAAAATCATCCCGGAGCGTAGCGTCTTTGAAGACTTCGAGGTGGAGCATGATTTCCCCTACATCGGGGTCAAGACCATGCTCCTCAACGCCCGGCTGCTCCCCGGGCGGGCGGGCCGCCCGGACATGATCCTTTTGGCCATCGAGGACATTACCGAGCGCAAGCGGGCCCAGGAGGCCCTGCAGCGGGCCTATGCCGAGCTGGAGGAAAGGGTGCGGGAGCGCACCCGGGAGCTGGCCCAGGCCAACGAGCAGCTTCGGAAAGAGATCGCCGAACACCGCCGCACCCAGGACCTTCTGGCCCTCAAGGCCCAGGAGCTGGCCCGCTCCAACGCCGAGCTGGAGCAGTTCGCCTACCTCGTTTCCCATGACCTCCAGGAGCCCCTGCATGTGGCCGCCGGTTTCCTGCAGCTCCTGGCCCGGCGCTACAAAAACGACCTGGACCCCAAGGCCCAGGAGTTCATCGACAACGCCTTGAACAGCATCACCCGCATGGAGCAGATGATCCGGGACCTGCTGGATTACTCCCGGGTCACCAGTCGGGGGAAGGACTTTGTCCCCGTGGCCCTGGACCCCCTGGTGGACCGGGTGCTCCAGGACTTGAGCCTCATCATCCAGGCCAAGCAGGCCGTGATCACCCGGGACCCTCTGCCCACGGTGCTGGCCGACCCGGCCCAGCTCACCCGGGTCTTCCAGAACCTCATCGGCAATGCCCTGAAGTTCTGCGGCGACAAACCGCCCCGCATCCACCTGGGCGCTCGGCCGGTGAACGGCAAGTGGGAAATCTATGTGCAGGATCAGGGCATCGGCATCGATCCCAAGCACTTCGACCGCATCTTCCTCATGTTTGAACGGCTGCACTCCCGGCAGGAGTATCCCGGGACCGGCATCGGCCTGGCCATCTGCAAAAAGATCATCGAACGCCACGGCGGCCGTATCTGGGTGGAGTCCCAGCCCGGCTGCGGCGCCACCTTCTTCTTCACCCTGCCCGCGGCCACGGTAAGCGCTGCCGAGAGCGAGGAAAAGAGGGAGAATTCCTCCGCCACCCCCGCCTCGGCCCCGGCCGGCTCCACCTCCTGA
- a CDS encoding ATP-dependent helicase — protein MAQPTVSHPHHTAPRRIDYRRELNPAQYQAVTTLEGPVLVIAGAGSGKTRTLVYRLAYLVDQGVDPGEILLLTFTRKAAREMLSRAADLLQRPLTQVMGGTFHSVCYHWLRRYGGLLGYPEGFTVMDRADQEHLLSLLKEQLGLKPAGSPFPRKETLAEIISGLANKNLTLEGLLARDYPQFLDQLTHLERLAVAYHQEKARLGLMDYDDLLLHGRRLLAEHEPVRRQLSERYRFIMVDEYQDTNRLQAELVRLLAYTHANVMAVGDDCQSIYSFRGADFRNIMDFPRLFPGTRIIKLEENYRSTQPILDVANAIIAGAREKYTKCLFSRCKEGTRPVLFQTGSENEQSRLVVARVQELKRQGLPLRRMAVLFRAAFHSFDLEIELVRAGIPFMKFGGFKFMESAHIKDLLAYLRVVANPRDKLSWNRLLLLLPGIGRQTAAKFTDRLRPDATLEDALTWLKGRKQPALKELAAALESLKNPGQTLISRLNLALGHYEPLLRSRYDDFPKRLRDLEHLVTITARYQELNAFLNDLTLDPPSSLADVTEPTHDYLTLSTIHSAKGLEWDAVFIIWAADGRFPAYYALDNLEEEEEERRLMYVAATRAKNLLTIIFPTLSYTKSMGMTFNPPSRFIADLPRHLLTPFRAEVREG, from the coding sequence ATGGCCCAGCCCACCGTTTCGCACCCTCACCATACGGCACCTCGGCGGATTGACTACCGCCGGGAGCTCAATCCGGCCCAGTATCAGGCCGTCACCACCCTGGAGGGGCCGGTTCTGGTCATCGCCGGCGCCGGCAGCGGCAAGACCCGCACCCTGGTCTACCGCCTGGCCTATCTGGTGGATCAGGGGGTGGACCCGGGCGAGATCCTGCTCCTCACTTTCACCCGCAAGGCCGCCCGGGAGATGCTCTCCCGCGCCGCAGACCTTCTGCAGCGCCCCCTCACCCAGGTCATGGGCGGCACCTTCCACTCGGTGTGCTACCACTGGCTCCGGCGCTACGGCGGCCTTTTGGGCTACCCCGAGGGCTTCACGGTCATGGACCGCGCCGACCAGGAGCATCTCCTCTCCCTCCTCAAGGAGCAACTGGGCCTCAAACCCGCGGGCAGCCCCTTCCCCCGCAAGGAGACCCTGGCGGAGATCATCAGTGGCCTGGCCAACAAGAACCTCACCCTGGAAGGCCTCCTGGCCCGGGACTACCCCCAGTTCCTGGACCAGCTTACCCACCTGGAACGCCTGGCGGTGGCCTACCACCAGGAAAAGGCCCGGTTGGGCCTCATGGACTATGACGACCTGCTCCTCCACGGCCGCCGCCTGCTGGCCGAGCACGAACCGGTGCGCCGCCAGCTTTCGGAGCGCTACCGCTTCATCATGGTGGACGAATACCAGGACACCAACCGCCTCCAGGCCGAGCTGGTGCGGCTTTTAGCCTATACCCACGCCAACGTCATGGCGGTGGGCGACGATTGCCAGTCCATTTATTCCTTTCGGGGCGCCGATTTCCGCAACATCATGGATTTTCCCCGACTCTTCCCCGGCACCCGCATCATCAAGCTGGAAGAGAATTACCGCTCCACTCAGCCCATTTTGGATGTGGCCAACGCCATCATCGCCGGCGCCCGGGAGAAATACACCAAATGCCTCTTCTCCCGCTGCAAGGAGGGCACCCGGCCGGTTCTCTTCCAGACCGGCAGCGAAAACGAGCAGTCCCGCCTGGTGGTGGCCAGGGTCCAGGAGCTCAAACGCCAGGGCCTCCCCTTGCGCCGCATGGCGGTGCTCTTCCGGGCCGCCTTCCACTCCTTCGACCTGGAAATCGAGCTGGTCCGGGCCGGCATCCCTTTCATGAAATTCGGCGGCTTCAAATTCATGGAAAGCGCCCACATCAAGGACCTGCTGGCCTACCTCCGGGTGGTGGCCAACCCCCGGGACAAACTGAGCTGGAACCGCCTGCTGCTGCTCCTGCCCGGCATCGGCCGCCAGACCGCGGCCAAATTCACCGACCGCCTGAGGCCCGACGCCACCCTGGAGGATGCCCTCACCTGGCTCAAAGGCCGCAAACAGCCCGCCCTCAAAGAGCTGGCCGCCGCCCTGGAATCCCTCAAAAACCCGGGCCAGACCCTCATCTCCCGCCTCAACCTGGCCCTGGGCCACTACGAGCCTTTGCTCCGCAGCCGCTACGACGACTTCCCCAAACGCCTCCGGGACCTGGAACACCTGGTCACCATCACCGCCCGCTACCAGGAACTGAACGCCTTCCTAAACGACCTGACCTTGGACCCCCCCAGCAGCCTGGCGGACGTCACCGAACCCACCCACGACTACCTTACCCTCTCCACCATCCACTCCGCCAAAGGCCTGGAATGGGACGCCGTCTTCATCATCTGGGCCGCCGACGGCCGCTTCCCGGCCTACTACGCCCTGGACAACCTGGAGGAGGAAGAAGAGGAACGCCGCCTCATGTACGTGGCCGCTACCCGAGCCAAAAACCTCCTCACTATCATTTTCCCCACCCTCAGCTATACTAAAAGCATGGGCATGACCTTTAACCCCCCCTCCCGCTTCATCGCCGACCTGCCCCGCCACCTCCTCACCCCCTTCCGGGCAGAGGTTCGGGAGGGATAG